DNA sequence from the Pedobacter sp. W3I1 genome:
ATTACCAGGAAGATTACGACAACTCTGGTTTAATTGTTGGCGATCCGAATATGGAAATCCACGGTGCTTTGGTGGCTTTAGATTGTGTAGAAAAGATTGTGGATGAAGCGATTTCGACAGGCTGCAATCTGATTATTACCCACCATCCAATCGTTTTTAAAGGCTTAAAAAAACTCAACGGCAAAAATTATGTAGAGCGTGTGGTATTAAAGGCGATCAGGAATAACATTGCGCTTTATGCCATCCATACCAATCTTGATAGTATCCATACCGGTGTAAATGCGAGAATTTGTGAGCGGTTAGGCTTAACCGGAACCAAAGTGCTTTTGCCTAAAACAGGTCTTTTAAAAAAACTGGTTACTTATTGCCCGCAGGCTCAGGCAGAGCAATTGCGCTCAGCATTATTTTATGCGGGAGCAGGCAATATTGGTAATTACAGCGAATGTAGTTTCAATGCCGATGGTTTTGGTACATTTAAAGGTAATGAAGATTCAGATCCTCTTGTGGGCGAAAAAGGTGTTCGTCATCGCGAATCAGAAGTCCGCATTGAAATGGTTTATCCAACGCAGTCAGAGCGCAAAATTTTGGTGGCCTTATTCGAAAACCACCCTTACGAAGAAGTAGCATACGATATTTACAAACTCGAAAATAAACACCAATTGGTCGGTTCGGGTATGGTAGGCTGGCTGGAATATGATATGGACGCCTACGATTTTTTACATTTGGTAAAAGACAGGATGCAGGCCAAAGTGGTTAGGCATACGGAGGTAATCGGCAAAAGAATTAAAAAAGTAGCGGTTTGCGGCGGCTCAGGAAGCTTCCTGTTAAAAGAGGCCATTGCTGCCGGGGCGGATGCTTTTATTACCGCAGATTTTAAATATCACGAGTTTTTTGATGCAGAGGAAAAATTGATCATTGCCGACATCGGACACTTTGAAACTGAACAATTTACCTCAAATTTATTGCTTGAAATTATTCAGAAAAAATTTACTAACTTTGCAATCCGTTTAACGGAGCAAAATACAAACCCCATAAATTACTTGTTTTAATGGAACAAACCGTAGAACAAAAGCTAAAGGCTTTATACGAATTACAAAATATCCACACAAAAATTGATAA
Encoded proteins:
- a CDS encoding Nif3-like dinuclear metal center hexameric protein, which translates into the protein MKLAEITNYLESIAPLNYQEDYDNSGLIVGDPNMEIHGALVALDCVEKIVDEAISTGCNLIITHHPIVFKGLKKLNGKNYVERVVLKAIRNNIALYAIHTNLDSIHTGVNARICERLGLTGTKVLLPKTGLLKKLVTYCPQAQAEQLRSALFYAGAGNIGNYSECSFNADGFGTFKGNEDSDPLVGEKGVRHRESEVRIEMVYPTQSERKILVALFENHPYEEVAYDIYKLENKHQLVGSGMVGWLEYDMDAYDFLHLVKDRMQAKVVRHTEVIGKRIKKVAVCGGSGSFLLKEAIAAGADAFITADFKYHEFFDAEEKLIIADIGHFETEQFTSNLLLEIIQKKFTNFAIRLTEQNTNPINYLF